The Thermococcus alcaliphilus genomic interval TAAACCACCCAAGTACATCCCCAATGCAGCGCCTATCGTTCCCAAAGCGGCATTTAAGCTGAAGAGGTAGTGCCTCCTTTCATCGCTAGCTTCTTCACTTAAGAGGGACATCACTGCCGGTCCCTCAAGTGCCATTCCTATTCCCAACAAAACAGATGCAAGTGCAAAAGACCAGAATTCTGGAATAAATACTTGAAAAAGTCTAGCAACAAAAAATATGCCCACTGCAACCAGAATAGTTCTTCTATATCCAAGTTTAACACTGATATATCCCGAACCCAGAAGGGTTACCGCTTGAACTAGGGTGGAGATTGAAAAGATAACTCCTATCTGAGAAAAACTCATGCCAAGCGAGGAGTAATAAAACGGAAGAATAAACCATGCGATATTACCCCCTAACCAGGCTAAGAAGGAATAAACGACAACAAGCTTGGCATCTCTGCTGAATCCTCTGTAGCTTTGGAGCATCGCTTTTTTGTCATTTGTCTCGTTTATAAACTTGTCGAAACGCTTAAACTTTGTTGTACCTAGCGAAGAAGAAGTAGAATATCAGGGTGGCTGTCACGTAGAGGGTTGCCGTGGCATAAAAGGGATAGCTAAGGGAAATTGAAAACAGTATGCCCCCTATATAATTCCCCAATCCTCTCATGAAAGTGGAAAAAGCCCTTCTAATCCCCGCAGCCGTTGCCTTTTCCTCAGTTGTAAAAAATCCCATCATGAAGGCATCATTTATAGGCCACACAATGTTCATAAGGATTGACCGGATGATATAAACAAACGCCGCTAAGAGAAAGAGTTCCAACGATGGGAATATTCCAAAGAGAAAAGCAGCGATGCTCTGAAAGAGGGAAATAGTCTTCACAGGGCCGATTTTATCTACGAGCTTTGGAAGTATGAAAGAACCAATGCCCATGACCAGCTGTTGGGCAAAGAAAACCCCGCTTATAACCGCTAACGTTTGTCCAAAGCGAAGGTTAAAGTATAGACTCATATAGGGAATCGTTATTCCTGCTCCCAAACCTATCATTGCCGAAGGAAGTGAAAACTTGAGGATCTTTACAACAAGTTCCTTCCTCCAGTTTATACGCGGATTCTTTACTGGGACGTCTTTGATTACCAAAAGGATCGGGATTACAAGGGCGAACTGGAGAATTGCCAAGGAAACAACAAGCCTGTATGCGAGTTCGCTTGTTATTCCAAAGGTTTCCACAAAGAAATCGGGAGCAAATCCAGCAATTAACACTCCCAGAGCATTTAAAATCGTTCCAATTCCAAAGCTTATAGAAAAAGCATGATGCCTTTGCTTCTCTCCTACTTCCTCACTCAGCAAAGCGTAAAAGTTAGGCTGCCTTATTCCCATATTAGCACCTATTAAAAAGAATCCCAGAGCAATGACGTAAAAGTTGAGTGCCAAAACTTGGAGTATTCTTCCCATCAATCCCAAAAGTGCCCCGAGAATCAAAGTCTTCTTATAGCCAAGCTTGAGAGACACCTGACCAGCGATCAAAAAGAAAAGTCCACCGACAAAAGTCTGGATTGAAAAGAAAATTCCCATTTTGTCCATTCCATAGCCTAAAGCCCTAAGGTAAAAGGGCATTATGAATATGGAAAACTGGAGGAACAACTGGCCTGCTGCATTGGCTGCTATTAACAATTTTGCATCTCTGTTGTAGCTCCCAAGCATGGTTGAATTATATATCATAGCGTTTATAAGCTTATCGAAATGAAGCAGAAAAGCTTAAATACACTCCAGAGATGCCCTAAACAGCTAAAATAAGAAGAGCCATTTTAATCCGTGCTACAATCAGAGCGCGGTAAAATAAGTACTTCCAGACTACAGAAGGACTTAAATTGTATTGTCTTAAAGAATTTTAAGAGGCTAACTCAAGTTTTTTAATAGATTAACCAAGGTCAGCAGAGAAATGCCAACAAATACCCCTTTGAGGTACTTGGGATCCATTTTAAGAGCAGTCTTAGCACCTAGCCATGAACCAATAATGACGGGCAACATAAGAAGCATCCCAATAGAATAATCCACACTGCCGTTTTTTGCATAGTTTATGAACGCAACAAAGTTGTTAAAGAAGATAATTACCTTTGCCATTGCGTTTGCCCTCAAAATGTCTACCCTAAAGAACATCCTCAGGAGAGAGATTACTACAAGGGTAGAGGCTATTCCCAAAACACCTATGTAGATGCCAATTGCCAGTCCCACAATGGATTGAGACAGCTTTCCACTAAGCATAGGCTCCCCTTGTGGCGCTTTTAATGTAAAATATGTCCCTATTATAAGAAACACCATCACTACAAAATTTGAGGCCTCCTCAGAAATACTCAGCAAGAAAACACTACCAATGTAGGAGCCAAGCAGAGAAAAGAGCACAATAGTTAAAGCTGTCTTTAGATTTAAAATGCCTGCTTTAAGGTATGTGAGAGAAGACACAAGTGTTAATGCCGCAATAATCATCTTTAATGTTCCAACAGCAGTTTTTGCGGGAATATTGAAGAGTGTGAGGATAAATAAGGTTATTAAACTCCCTCCGCTCATCAAAGAACCTATAAAACCTCCGAGCCCCACCATAAGTAAGAGAAGGACTTCTTCCATACTAGCTCGCCAGAAACACTTTTGGCATAGAAAAATAAAAAGCTTTATATGAGTTTTTATAACTCAGATAGTGCGATGATGAATGAATCCAATGCTGAAGAGATGATTGACCCCAGAGTGGCTGAGCGTGAAAAAATGGAAAGCGAACTTAAAAAGCTAAACGAAAATATGGCAAAACTCTCTAAGCAAGTAGATGAGATACAAGAAGAGTTAGATAAGAAAAACAAACCCGATAAACTTGGATGGGATGATGTGGTCCAGGAGATTATCGGTGCAATGACATTTTCCCTTCCGTTCCTTTTTACCGAGGAAATCTGGGACATAGCAAAAACAATAGACATATGGCGAACACTTGCTATCTTTCTGATGACCCTCTTAATGGCTTACCTTTTTATTTCAAAAGCCAAACTCTCAAACATCGCAAAAGAAGAATGGCACCACATACCTAAAAGATTGCTCACCGTTACGGCTGTCTCTTACATGACTTCAGTCCTTTTGATATACCTATACGGCATAGCCAATATTGCAAACTTTTCATTGGGACAATACATCAGCGCCACAATCATTGTGAGTACCTTTGCAGTTATAGGGGCTATAGCTGTTGATCTGGTGAAGTAGATGATAATAGTTACTGGAGACAGATACGATGAAGCTCTAACGGATAGAAATTTTGAAAAAATTTTATTCCCAGAGTATGGAAAAAACAGAGAAAAACTTAGGGAATTCGTTAATAAGCTAAAGGGCGACGAAGTGATTGTAACCGCAAGCTTGGAGCTTATTGATCTCATACTGAAGAAATTTCAAGGGGAAGGACATGTCTTAATTTACTCAAACACGGGTAAAGGGTTAACCTTCAAAGAAGCTTATGAGCTGAGGAAGTACCTTGATTTTGATCTGAGAGGGGCAGAGATAACAAACACAGAAAAAGTGAGCGTTCTCTTCTGTGAAGGGAAGACCGATTCAAAGTTCTTTAAAGCAAGCTATAAGAAGATCTTTGGCTTTAAAGAGGCCAGAGAAGTTCCTCCTAATTTAGTGCTAATTGAAAAGCTTTTCGAAAGAGACAACTACGAGCTAATAAAGAACAACGGATACATTGCCATAATCCCCAGTGAAGGGAACGCCGGAGTAATAAGAAATCTTGGGAACTTCTTGAGAGCAATGGAAGTTTTTGAATTTCATGTTGGGAAAATAGGCATTGCAATTGACATAGATGAAAGCAAAAAAGTCGTGATGGATTCCATAATAGGCAAGCTCTCATCCTTCAAGTATAGTAAAACCAAGGCAGGTTTTAAAGTTGGAAAAACTGAAGTCATTCCCCTCTTAATCGGGAGCAAGATAGACCTCGGCCCCTGTGTGGAGTGGCAAAAGCCAACGATTGAAGACTTTATGCTGGCGATTTTAGAAGGTGACAAAACTTTCAAAAAGCTGGAGAGAGCCATCAACATTTTATGCATAGACTTAAAGCGAAAATTGAAACCAAAAGAGGTTATTTATTTAGCAATGGCTGCCAAGAAGTTTTGGGGAAACCTTGAGGGCTTTTACGAGATGAGTATAATGAGAACCCCAAAGTGGAAGGTCGAGAAAGTCCTAAAAGAAAGCAAAATATATGAGAAGATGGAAGCGCTCTTACCATCTCTCTAAAAGGTAGTCTTTCTCCTTCAAGAATGTCTCCGCTCTTTTCAGAACTAGTTTTTCTGCCTCTTCTGTTGTCATGTCCTTTGTTTTTTCCACGAAGTCTGCGGTTTTTGCAAAGTAGAGAGGCACTAAAGGTTCGGCATTTTTGAGTATTCCGTTTTTATATGCCACTGCCCCATCAAAGAGAACGTGGCTCCATAGGACGTCATCGAAGTCGAACGTTCTTAGTGCCTCTTTAACTTCCTCAAACGTTTCTTTTGAGAGTGCCCTCTCCAAAATCTCCTTATTTTCCTCAAAAAGATTCCTTGCCCTTTCTTTTAACAGGTCTAAGCTGACTTTGACAGGCTCTGGTTCTCTAACTTCCATCTCTCCGAAAACCGGAACCGGTTTTATATCCCTAACGTTTTTCCATTTATCCTCATACTTTTGCATCAGCATAAATAGAGTTCCCACGACTTGGTTGAACATTGGGCCTAGAGAAGCTGCTGGATCCTTTGGATCGTGAATTTTAACTCCCAGCGCTGTCTGGATAACTTTAAAGCCTTCCGCTATTGCAGTAGTGGTCAGAAATATGTCCACTCCAAACCTTGCTACATCGCTTTTCCAAATTTCTTCATCGCCAAGATAGGTGTCTATAAGCTCTGCGCTGATTCCAAAGTCTCCTCCTATTGGCTGTCTGACGTTGTATCCGTAGAGAGAGGCTGTCATTGGGTACGCTATGTTGTTGGTTATTGTCCCGTCATATTTGTGCCTTAAATACAGTGGGGCAACGAAGTGATAGCCCTCTTCAATTGGCTTGGCGAATTTGTAAATCCACTCTGGAGTTATGCTCCTTAGGTCACTATCGACAAACACCACTGCATCGGCTCCTTCTTCCCTTGCTATCTCTAAGACCTCTTTCATGGCACTGCCTTTTCCTGGTATTGGCCACTTGTAAACCAAGCTCCTTACTTCAACGCCTTCAGGGACTGGAGTTTTCATGACAACTTCTCTTGTACCATCTTTACTCCCACCGTCTGAATTGATAATTAAACCTCCCCCAAAATACCTTTTTAGTCCTTCTGCGGCTTGTCTAACGACGTATCCAATTGTATCAGCGTTGTTATAGCTTGGAATACCTACAATGACTTTCATTGCCCATCACCAAAATACAACCATTCATAGTGGTTTAAAATGAAAAATGCTTAAATACCTTTTGGTATTTAATAACCATGAGGGATTCCCCATGGGGAAGCTGAAAGTTGGAATAATAGGATGCGGAAATATATTCAATTTAGCCCATAAAAACGCCCTCAAAAACCTAAGGGAAATAAAAGTCATCGCTTGCATGGATATAAAGGAGAAAAAGGCAAAAGAAGCTGCAAAAGAGTTCAATGCAAAACCGTACACAAGTTTAGATGAGTTCCTCGATTTAGATTTAGACGTTGTTGAAATCCTAACCCCCACTTACACTCACGCTGAACTGGCCATAAAAGCCCTAAAAAGCGGTAAGCATGTGATTGTAGAAAAACCCATAGCTCTTACAACTGAAGAAGCTCAAAAGATGATAAAAACCGCAGAAAAGGAAGAATTATGGCTTTTGGTTGGTCATACCAGAAGATTCGACAAGAGATGGGTGCAGATAAAGGAAGTGATAAAAAAGAGAAACATAGTACCGATGCAGATAAGAAAAGCGGAAGTTCAAAGACTGCCGTTTCCAGAGACTGCATGGTACTGGAAGCCCAATAAAGGAGGAGGGGTTGCAATAGACCTAGGAGTCCATGTTACAGATTTTCTCAGGTGGTACTTCGAGAGTGAGCCTGTAAAAATCCTTGGAATTGGAAAAGCCATAAGAAAAGAGGCAAAGGTAAATGGAACATATGACCACTTTTTGATGATGATACAGTTTGAAGGGGGCAAAACCGGATTAGCAGAGGTAAGCTGGGCTTACTCTTATCCAGCCCGCTATGGGGTCTTTTACCACCACCTAGATATCCTAGGAAAGAACGGAAGGATAAGATACACCCCCCTAGACACACCGGTTGTTGGAGTGGTAAAGAGCCACTTTGAGATGCCGCGCTTTTCACCATTGCTCTCAGCATTTCCTGAGGCATTTGAAACCGAGCTGAGACACTTTTTCAGAGTAATAATGGGAGAGGAAGAACCTTCAATAACTGCAAAAGACGCATTAATAGCCCTTCAAATGGCAGAAATAGCGATAGAATCAGCAAAGAGAGAAGAGCCCTTGGAGTTTAAGGGGGTGGTAGAATGATAAATGTTGGGATAATCAGCTACGCTCATCCCCATGCGCTTAGGTATGGAGCAACTTTTGCCTCCAATCCAAAAGCAAGGCTCTACGCAATATCTGGTGACGGAGCAAACAGAGACGTGGCTAAGTCAGAGGCAGAAAAGCTGAAGGCAAAATTTTACCAAAACTACGAAGTCCTCCTCAAAGACAATAAGGTAGACGCCGTGTACATAGCAATTGAAACCTATAGACATAAAGAGGTTGCCATAAGAGCTGCCGAAGAAGGGAAGCACATACTTTTAGAAAAGCCCATTGCTTTAACTCTTGAAGACGCCGATGAAATTATTAAAGCAGCTAAAAAAGCCGATGTAAAACTCATGGTTCCCTTTAATCCAAGGTTCACAACGCCTCTTAGAAAGGCAAAAGCAATGATAGAAGCCGGGGAGATAGGAGATCTGGAGTACATATATTCAATCTCGGAGTACGTAAAGCCCCCAATATTCCTTGAAGGCTTGGATATGAGCTGGTTCTTAGACGTTAAAAAAGCAGGCGGCGGTGGATTTATGGACACTGCACCACATGGGATAGATTCTCTTCTCTGGCTTACAAACAGCGAACCAAAGAGCGTTTACGCGGACATTGGCTCAAAAATATATGGATTCCCGGTAGATGATATAGGCACTGCGGTGCTTAGATTCAAGAATGGGGTCATGGCAGTTCTAAACGCTGGATGGGGCAATCCGAAGGGATACTCATATGGACTGGAAATCAAGTACTACATACTCGGAAAGGAGGGATTCCTTGATGTCAGAACTGCATATCCCGACTTTACCGTGTATCAAGACAGAGCGGAAAAGATATACTGGGAGAGAGCCGATGTCAATGGCATAGTGAACTCATTCTTAGAATCGATAATAGAAGACAAAGAGCCACCAATAACTGGAGAAATCGCCAAAAAGAACCTAAAGATAATTCTAGCCGCTTATGAGTCTTCAAAAACTGGAAAAGTTATCAAACTCTGAGTTTCCATTTTCACATTTTAAATACAACTACAAAAAGTGGTTTATATCACAAGATTTATATATTTTGAGTTAGCAAAATTAGGATGAGCAATTCAGAGGTGATAAGGCATGAGCCGAAAGGTAAGGTTGGCAGGAGTTTTGGTTTTGGTTCTTTTAGGAGCGATAGTAAGTGGGTGCATTGGGGGGCAACAAACCACAACACAAACTACCCAAACAACCACCGAAAAAGTCACAGTAACATGGCTTTCAACACAGCTAAACCCCCCAGAGGAGAGGGCTTTTGTACAGGAGCAATTAGTTAAAGAGTTTAAGGATCAAACGGGAATTGATGTAAACTTTGTACCTATCAGCTATACCGATCTAGCTACAAGACTTGAGGCGGAGGAAAAAGCAGGTAAGGTAACTATCGATCTGATAGCCGATCTCCACGGTGGATTGGACTTCTTCGCTTCCAAGGGATGGCTTGAAGACCTAAGCGGAAGAAAACTTGAAGGAAGAACCTTCATAAGCACCTTTGAGAAATATGCAACCATAAACGGAAAGAAAGTTTACATCCCATGGATGAGTGCCACCTATGTAATGGTGGTAAACAAGAAAGCCTTTGACTACCTTCCAGCAGGACTTACAAAGGAAGACGTTATGAAGGGAACTGAGAAGTGGACATACGATGCTCTTCTTGAATGGGCCAAGAACTTGAAGGAAGCCACTGGCCAACCACAGCTCGGCTTCCCAGCTGGACCAAAGGGTCTCTTGCACAGATTCCTCCACGGTTACATCTACCCAAGCTTTACCGGCTACCAGGCTAAGAACTTCGACAGTCCAGAGGCTGTAGAAATGTGGAAATACCTTAGAGAGCTCTGGCAATACGTCAACCCAGCAAGTACAACATGGGACGCTATGGGTGAGCCACTCCTTAGAGGGGAAGTTATGATCGCCTGGGATCACACCGCAAGAATAAAGAACGCAATAGAAACCAACCCAGATCAGTTCGTAGTAGTCCCAGTTCCAAGGGGACCAAAGGGAAGAGGATTCATCCTTGTAGTTGCCGGATTGGCAATTCCAAAGAACGCTCCTCACCCAGATGAAGCATGGAAGTTAATTGATTACCTCACAAAGCCAGAAACACAAGTAAAGATCCTTGAGAACGTTGGATTCTTCCCAACAGTCCAAGAAGCAACGGGAGCTATCCCAAGTGGACCACTCAAGATACTCGCCGAAGGTGTTGCAGCTCAATCTGCAACTCCAGATGCGGTAGTAGCAATGATTCCAAACCTCGGTGAAAAGGGAGGACAGTTCACAAACGCTTACAGAACTGCCTTTGAGAGAATTGTTCTCAAAGGTGAAGACCCAGAAGCAGTAGTTAAAGAACTCGGTCCACAAGTAAAGCAGCTCTTCCAAGAGATGGGACAAGAGATTCCATGAGGGAGGTACCATGAAGGTTAAATCCTCCTACATTCCTTATTTTTTAATTTTACCTGCATTTGCGTATCTGCTGTTTTTTGTTGGGTATCCTCTTGTTCAAGCCCTCTATACTGCGTTTACCCAAAACGGACAATTCTCCCTTGCAACTGTTAGAAAAACATTTGCCGATCCTTATTTTTGGGATGCCTTAAAATATACCATAGCCCTTGCGGGAGTTATTGTCCCAACTCAAGTTGGGTTAGCCCTTATATTGGCCCTTGCTGTTAATAGGGCGTTTAAAGGGAAAGATTTTACTATTTATGCCCTCACGATCCCGTTAACTATAAGCGATGTAGCTGCGGGTTTGATATGGTATTCCATGCTTTCCCCAAGCGGATTTTTGAATAAGCTTCTTCTGAATATTGGACTTATCCATCAGCCCATCTACTTTTTTGGGTATCAATATCGTCATATGGAATTTTTGGCTATTGTTTTAGCCGAGCTTTGGAGGGCAACCTCAATAGTTTTTGTTATAATTCTCGCCGGGCTTCAGATGATAAGCCACGAGTATCTAGAGGCAGCAGAGGTCTTTGGAGCAGATTACTGGACAAGGCTGAGGAAGATAGTGATTCCCCTCTTAAAGCCAAGCATCCAGAGTGCTTTGATAATCAGAACCCTTTTCGCAATGCAGATATTCGGTATTGTGTGGATTCTAGCCGGAAGAGACATTCCGATTCTAGCTGGAGAAGGCTTTTACAGACTAACAGAACTCAAAGAATACGATGTAGCATCCATCTACGCCTTGGTAATAGCGGGGCTTTCAATACTGCTTGGAGCACTCTATATTAAGTTCATGAAGGCCGAATACCTGGAGGTGAGAAGATGAACGACGAAACAAAGTTCATGCTAAAAAGGCTAGCCTTCTATACGTTTATTTTTACTGTGGTCGCTTGGATAATAATCCCAATAATAATCTCAACACTCTATGGCTTCGCACTTCCCAGAGATTACTATGACCCCAAGAAGATCTTCCCAACAAGCTTCACAGTAAAATACGTTAAAACCCTTCTTTTCACACTCGGGGCGTTAGATGGTATTAAGAACAGCGTTATTGTGGCATTAATCACAATAGCCATAAGCTTTGCCCTTGGAATTCCTGCTGGTTATGCAGTTGCAAAGTTTATCTTCCCCGGAAAGGACACCATAAAGCTGTCTATAGTGGCTCTTAGAATGTTCCCAATACCTGTAATGGCAATTCCCCTCGTAATCCTTTATATAAAGCTCAACCTCATCGATACCCTACTAGGAGTTGCACTCGCCCATACGGCAATGGCGCTTCCCTTTGTAGTGCTAATAACCTCAAGCATCTTTGCAGGTGTTTCAACTGAGCTTGAGGAAGCCGGCATGGTGTTTGGACTTACAAGACTAGGCTCGTTCTTTAGAATTACCCTGCCCTTAGCATTACCAGGTTTAGCGGCTGCAGCTATGTTCACCTTCGTCATGTCGTGGAACGAGGTTTTTGTAGCGTCAATTTTAACTCTCTCCCACAGAACGTTACCAGCCCAAATTCTGTCAATAATGGCTGGAGCGAGCGGAGGGGCAGCACCAGATTACTACAAGTTCGCAGCGGCATTCATCATGATAATACCCGCTATAACGTTCATATTCTTTGCTAGGAAGTATCTGGTAACAATGTGGGGTATAACACTAAAATGAGGTGTGAAAAATGGTGGAAGTCAGGCTTGAGAACCTCAAGAAGTATTTTGACAACGGAAAGGTAAAGGCTGTTGATGGAATAAACCTAACCATAAAAGACGGAGAATTCCTCGTACTCCTCGGACCGAGTGGCTGTGGAAAAACGACAACACTTAGGATGATAGCAGGCTTAGAAACACCAACAGATGGAAAGATATGGTTTGGAGACAAGGACGTTACTTACCTTCCCCCCAAAGACAGAAACATATCGATGGTTTTCCAGAGCTATGCCGTATGGCCCCATATGACGGTTTACGACAACATAGCATTCCCATTGAAGATTAAGAAGTATCCAAAAGAGGAGATAGACAAAAAGGTCAAATGGGCTGCGGAACTACTCCAAATAGAGGAGCTTCTCGATAGGTATCCTGCCCAGCTCAGTGGTGGGCAGAGACAGAGAGTTGCCGTTGCAAGGGCAATAGTGGTTGAGCCAAATGTTTTACTCATGGATGAGCCACTCTCCAACCTCGATGCAAAGCTCAGAGTTGCAATGAGGGCAGAAATCAAGAAACTCCAAACAAAGTTAAAGGTCACCACAATATATGTTACCCATGATCAAGTTGAGGCCATGACAATGGGCGATAGGATAGCGGTGATGAACCAAGGAAAGCTCCTTCAAGTCGGGCCTCCAACGGAGGTTTATTTGAAGCCAAACTCAATATTCGTTGCAACATTCATAGGCGCTCCGGAGATGAACCTACTTGAGGTAAGTGTTAAAGAGAAGGACGATTCCATTATCCTAGAAGGAGAAGGGTTCGAAATTCCACTTTCAAGGGACTTTAAAGAGCTCCTAGAGAAGTACATAGACAAAACAGTTGTCTTCGGTATAAGACCTGAACACATGACCATAGAAGGCGTCTCATCTCTAGAGCACGTGAAGAGAAGCACAACAATAGAGGGAACAGTTGACTTCATTGAGGCTCTAGGAACAGATACGATTGTCCATGCCAATATAGGAAACGGACAAATCATAAAGGTAAAGCTCCCAGGACATATACCCCTTGAGGTCGGGAGTAAGGTTAAAATAGTGATTGACTTGGATAACATCCACGTATTTGACAAGAACACTGAAAAAGCCATAATATGAGGGAAAGTAAATGGAGGAAGGCGAGCTCAAGGCGCTCTTGAAGGAGTTGGGATTGAACAAATATGAGGTCAATGCATACCTTACTTTAATCAAGCAAGGACCCCTCACAGCGGGCGAGCTCGCCTCCCTCTCAAAAGTCCCTCAGCCAAGGATATACGACGTTGTGCGGAGTTTAATGGGCAAGGGCTTTGTTGCAGTAACAAGTGAAAGACCAAAGAAGATAGTTCCACTCGATCCAGAGAAAGTTCTAGGAGCAATGGAGAAGAGCTACCTGAAAAAGGTAGAGCTTGCAAAAAAAGAATTAAAAGCCATGTACAACCCCCATGAAAGTCACAGAGAAGTAATAGTGGTAAAAAGCAAAACAACCTTGGAGAACTACATAAAGGAGGCAATAAAGAACGTCAAGTACCATCTCTCCCTTGCAATCCCCTCACAGCTTTTGGAAAAAGTAGCACCACTTCTAAAGACAAAAAGCAGGGAAGTTACAATTGACCTATTTGTGTACGGAGAAAAAGAAGTTCCAAAAATCGCAGATAAAATCAGGGTAAGAGAAGTAGAAGACCCAATAATACTAATACAGGACAAGGCATTAGGCATTTATGCCCCTCCCGAAGCCTTCAAATCAAAAGAGCAAACAATAAAGGGCTACGCCTTAATAATAAAAGACAAAAACCTTCTTTTCATGCTCGATAGATATTTCTACCATGCACTGTGGCCCACTGGGGAACTAATTTACAAGAAGAAAGGGAAGATAAAACTTCCAAAGAGTTACATACACATCAGGTCCCTTGTGGAGGACATAAGAGACCACAACCTAATCGGGAGCGAAATAGAAGTGCACGGAAAGTTCGTGAAGAGTCGAGAGCCTGTTCATTTGACTGGAAAGATAATCGACTT includes:
- a CDS encoding MFS transporter, producing MLGSYNRDAKLLIAANAAGQLFLQFSIFIMPFYLRALGYGMDKMGIFFSIQTFVGGLFFLIAGQVSLKLGYKKTLILGALLGLMGRILQVLALNFYVIALGFFLIGANMGIRQPNFYALLSEEVGEKQRHHAFSISFGIGTILNALGVLIAGFAPDFFVETFGITSELAYRLVVSLAILQFALVIPILLVIKDVPVKNPRINWRKELVVKILKFSLPSAMIGLGAGITIPYMSLYFNLRFGQTLAVISGVFFAQQLVMGIGSFILPKLVDKIGPVKTISLFQSIAAFLFGIFPSLELFLLAAFVYIIRSILMNIVWPINDAFMMGFFTTEEKATAAGIRRAFSTFMRGLGNYIGGILFSISLSYPFYATATLYVTATLIFYFFFARYNKV
- a CDS encoding sulfite exporter TauE/SafE family protein codes for the protein MEEVLLLLMVGLGGFIGSLMSGGSLITLFILTLFNIPAKTAVGTLKMIIAALTLVSSLTYLKAGILNLKTALTIVLFSLLGSYIGSVFLLSISEEASNFVVMVFLIIGTYFTLKAPQGEPMLSGKLSQSIVGLAIGIYIGVLGIASTLVVISLLRMFFRVDILRANAMAKVIIFFNNFVAFINYAKNGSVDYSIGMLLMLPVIIGSWLGAKTALKMDPKYLKGVFVGISLLTLVNLLKNLS
- a CDS encoding DUF2391 family protein: MMNESNAEEMIDPRVAEREKMESELKKLNENMAKLSKQVDEIQEELDKKNKPDKLGWDDVVQEIIGAMTFSLPFLFTEEIWDIAKTIDIWRTLAIFLMTLLMAYLFISKAKLSNIAKEEWHHIPKRLLTVTAVSYMTSVLLIYLYGIANIANFSLGQYISATIIVSTFAVIGAIAVDLVK
- a CDS encoding DUF3226 domain-containing protein codes for the protein MIIVTGDRYDEALTDRNFEKILFPEYGKNREKLREFVNKLKGDEVIVTASLELIDLILKKFQGEGHVLIYSNTGKGLTFKEAYELRKYLDFDLRGAEITNTEKVSVLFCEGKTDSKFFKASYKKIFGFKEAREVPPNLVLIEKLFERDNYELIKNNGYIAIIPSEGNAGVIRNLGNFLRAMEVFEFHVGKIGIAIDIDESKKVVMDSIIGKLSSFKYSKTKAGFKVGKTEVIPLLIGSKIDLGPCVEWQKPTIEDFMLAILEGDKTFKKLERAINILCIDLKRKLKPKEVIYLAMAAKKFWGNLEGFYEMSIMRTPKWKVEKVLKESKIYEKMEALLPSL
- a CDS encoding glycosyltransferase, translating into MKVIVGIPSYNNADTIGYVVRQAAEGLKRYFGGGLIINSDGGSKDGTREVVMKTPVPEGVEVRSLVYKWPIPGKGSAMKEVLEIAREEGADAVVFVDSDLRSITPEWIYKFAKPIEEGYHFVAPLYLRHKYDGTITNNIAYPMTASLYGYNVRQPIGGDFGISAELIDTYLGDEEIWKSDVARFGVDIFLTTTAIAEGFKVIQTALGVKIHDPKDPAASLGPMFNQVVGTLFMLMQKYEDKWKNVRDIKPVPVFGEMEVREPEPVKVSLDLLKERARNLFEENKEILERALSKETFEEVKEALRTFDFDDVLWSHVLFDGAVAYKNGILKNAEPLVPLYFAKTADFVEKTKDMTTEEAEKLVLKRAETFLKEKDYLLERW
- a CDS encoding Gfo/Idh/MocA family protein, with the protein product MGKLKVGIIGCGNIFNLAHKNALKNLREIKVIACMDIKEKKAKEAAKEFNAKPYTSLDEFLDLDLDVVEILTPTYTHAELAIKALKSGKHVIVEKPIALTTEEAQKMIKTAEKEELWLLVGHTRRFDKRWVQIKEVIKKRNIVPMQIRKAEVQRLPFPETAWYWKPNKGGGVAIDLGVHVTDFLRWYFESEPVKILGIGKAIRKEAKVNGTYDHFLMMIQFEGGKTGLAEVSWAYSYPARYGVFYHHLDILGKNGRIRYTPLDTPVVGVVKSHFEMPRFSPLLSAFPEAFETELRHFFRVIMGEEEPSITAKDALIALQMAEIAIESAKREEPLEFKGVVE
- a CDS encoding Gfo/Idh/MocA family protein — translated: MINVGIISYAHPHALRYGATFASNPKARLYAISGDGANRDVAKSEAEKLKAKFYQNYEVLLKDNKVDAVYIAIETYRHKEVAIRAAEEGKHILLEKPIALTLEDADEIIKAAKKADVKLMVPFNPRFTTPLRKAKAMIEAGEIGDLEYIYSISEYVKPPIFLEGLDMSWFLDVKKAGGGGFMDTAPHGIDSLLWLTNSEPKSVYADIGSKIYGFPVDDIGTAVLRFKNGVMAVLNAGWGNPKGYSYGLEIKYYILGKEGFLDVRTAYPDFTVYQDRAEKIYWERADVNGIVNSFLESIIEDKEPPITGEIAKKNLKIILAAYESSKTGKVIKL
- a CDS encoding ABC transporter substrate-binding protein translates to MSRKVRLAGVLVLVLLGAIVSGCIGGQQTTTQTTQTTTEKVTVTWLSTQLNPPEERAFVQEQLVKEFKDQTGIDVNFVPISYTDLATRLEAEEKAGKVTIDLIADLHGGLDFFASKGWLEDLSGRKLEGRTFISTFEKYATINGKKVYIPWMSATYVMVVNKKAFDYLPAGLTKEDVMKGTEKWTYDALLEWAKNLKEATGQPQLGFPAGPKGLLHRFLHGYIYPSFTGYQAKNFDSPEAVEMWKYLRELWQYVNPASTTWDAMGEPLLRGEVMIAWDHTARIKNAIETNPDQFVVVPVPRGPKGRGFILVVAGLAIPKNAPHPDEAWKLIDYLTKPETQVKILENVGFFPTVQEATGAIPSGPLKILAEGVAAQSATPDAVVAMIPNLGEKGGQFTNAYRTAFERIVLKGEDPEAVVKELGPQVKQLFQEMGQEIP
- a CDS encoding carbohydrate ABC transporter permease translates to MKVKSSYIPYFLILPAFAYLLFFVGYPLVQALYTAFTQNGQFSLATVRKTFADPYFWDALKYTIALAGVIVPTQVGLALILALAVNRAFKGKDFTIYALTIPLTISDVAAGLIWYSMLSPSGFLNKLLLNIGLIHQPIYFFGYQYRHMEFLAIVLAELWRATSIVFVIILAGLQMISHEYLEAAEVFGADYWTRLRKIVIPLLKPSIQSALIIRTLFAMQIFGIVWILAGRDIPILAGEGFYRLTELKEYDVASIYALVIAGLSILLGALYIKFMKAEYLEVRR